A single region of the Nitrososphaerota archaeon genome encodes:
- a CDS encoding UDP-N-acetylglucosamine-1-phosphate transferase — MQEFIIAAVVASAIAFFVVFGMVPPLIKALNRKSWAVKDVNRVGGAMVPRPGGPAILAGIITAEISLYFLLPQEKIITRGITALLITTSAAFVIGFIDDRRVMGGWFKPLALVGAAIPIIALGAYEPNLAFPLFGEVKIPALYLGLIIFMIPITGNTINSIDVMNGIASGFMMIASFSLAVVLFIMQNYSVAIMTLPIAFTSLAFFRYHRFPAKIFPGDSGALTLGAAYGVIAIVGRVEVIAAIALLPAIINSFLFLSSVKKIVEHRQIKGPTTHTEDYKITATKELDAPVTLVRLIVAAKPLTEKEIGFVVFRLAIFSGILAIITAFASGVVVWPSS; from the coding sequence TTGCAAGAGTTTATCATTGCAGCAGTGGTTGCATCGGCAATTGCATTTTTTGTTGTTTTTGGTATGGTTCCACCGCTCATCAAAGCCCTGAATAGAAAAAGCTGGGCAGTCAAGGATGTAAACAGGGTTGGAGGCGCAATGGTGCCGAGGCCGGGCGGGCCTGCAATACTTGCAGGAATAATTACAGCCGAAATATCACTCTATTTTCTATTGCCACAGGAAAAAATCATCACCAGAGGAATTACTGCTCTTTTAATCACGACGTCCGCGGCATTTGTAATTGGATTTATTGACGATAGGCGAGTCATGGGTGGATGGTTCAAACCCCTCGCACTTGTGGGTGCAGCCATTCCAATTATCGCACTTGGTGCATATGAGCCAAATCTGGCATTTCCGCTCTTTGGGGAGGTAAAAATCCCAGCGTTATACCTGGGCCTGATAATATTCATGATCCCAATTACTGGAAACACAATAAACTCTATTGATGTGATGAATGGTATCGCAAGCGGATTTATGATGATTGCGTCTTTTTCACTTGCAGTTGTACTATTTATCATGCAAAATTATTCCGTCGCAATAATGACACTCCCCATTGCATTTACATCGCTTGCATTCTTTAGGTATCATAGATTTCCAGCCAAAATATTTCCAGGAGACTCGGGGGCTCTAACGCTCGGTGCTGCATATGGTGTAATAGCGATTGTGGGCAGAGTCGAGGTTATTGCGGCAATTGCACTTTTGCCTGCCATAATCAATTCTTTCCTATTTTTATCAAGCGTAAAGAAAATTGTAGAGCACAGACAGATTAAAGGACCTACTACACACACAGAGGACTACAAAATAACTGCTACAAAGGAACTGGATGCGCCAGTCACACTAGTAAGGCTGATTGTGGCGGCAAAACCCTTAACAGAAAAGGAAATCGGCTTTGTAGTATTTAGGCTAGCGATATTTTCGGGAATCTTGGCAATAATTACTGCATTTGCATCAGGAGTTGTAGTTTGGCCCAGCTCTTGA
- a CDS encoding Trm112 family protein, with product MNKKMMEMLVCPIDKQFPLELHETKSKQEVIIEGALFCSKCARFYPIIEEIPIMLPDELRNKKQDIDFLEKNKQNLPQKIIKDANPWHL from the coding sequence ATGAACAAAAAAATGATGGAAATGCTAGTGTGTCCAATTGACAAACAATTTCCACTGGAATTACACGAGACAAAATCAAAACAAGAAGTCATAATAGAAGGTGCACTGTTTTGCTCAAAATGCGCGAGATTCTATCCAATAATAGAAGAAATACCAATAATGCTGCCTGATGAGCTCCGAAACAAAAAGCAGGACATAGACTTTTTGGAAAAAAACAAGCAAAATCTGCCTCAAAAAATAATTAAAGACGCAAATCCATGGCACCTATAG
- a CDS encoding N-acetyltransferase, with amino-acid sequence MVTNFVSDKAKVGKNVKIWHFAYVGDNTILGDNVKIGSLAHVDYNVEIGDNTMIEGQVYIPPLSRIGKNVFIGPAAALTNDPYPPSQKMVGVTIKDGAVIGSRAVIKAGVTIGKNSVVAMGAVVTKDVPDNTVVAGVPAKIKYSRSEYDKKQAQWKA; translated from the coding sequence TTGGTAACTAATTTCGTTTCTGATAAGGCAAAGGTAGGCAAAAACGTCAAGATTTGGCATTTTGCATATGTTGGAGACAACACCATACTAGGTGATAATGTCAAGATTGGCTCACTTGCCCATGTCGACTATAATGTTGAGATTGGCGATAACACCATGATCGAAGGCCAAGTCTACATTCCGCCGCTATCAAGAATAGGCAAGAACGTATTCATTGGTCCGGCGGCTGCACTAACTAACGACCCATATCCTCCAAGCCAGAAAATGGTAGGAGTCACAATAAAGGATGGCGCAGTGATTGGCTCTCGCGCAGTCATAAAGGCAGGAGTCACAATTGGAAAAAACAGTGTAGTTGCAATGGGTGCAGTAGTGACAAAAGACGTGCCGGACAATACAGTAGTGGCCGGTGTGCCAGCCAAGATAAAGTACAGTAGATCAGAATACGACAAAAAGCAGGCCCAATGGAAGGCCTAG
- a CDS encoding Gfo/Idh/MocA family oxidoreductase, producing MKVAQIGVGGWGKNHARVLSQLGALVAVCDADQIRARETGQKYNVNYYTSLDTMLESEQINAVFVCTPTVTHFDIASKIIQKKKSVFVEKPMTYKSEEGLKLAELAKKNGVTLTCGYIERFNPAVQTVKEFVKSRKYGDLIMLEFHRENRMPLHIKDVGIIYDTSVHDIDTAMYLFDDVPQVVFARSGKIRHEHEDFATIMLGFKDNKIAVISSNWITPSRVRHFNAVCTEGIISGDFITQEVKIEKDQGSETPRNEKQEPLTLEIKSFLDALESKNAPRVRAEEAVNVTKIAEAALLSSQKGVPVYIDLK from the coding sequence CAAAAACCATGCCCGCGTTTTGTCCCAGCTTGGCGCCTTAGTTGCAGTATGCGACGCGGACCAAATTAGGGCAAGGGAAACCGGTCAGAAATACAACGTAAACTACTATACCTCGCTAGACACAATGCTGGAATCAGAGCAGATTAACGCGGTTTTTGTCTGCACTCCAACAGTTACGCATTTCGATATTGCATCAAAAATAATTCAAAAGAAAAAATCAGTCTTCGTGGAAAAGCCAATGACATACAAGTCCGAAGAGGGCCTCAAGCTTGCAGAGCTTGCCAAAAAAAATGGCGTCACACTTACCTGTGGATACATTGAGCGATTCAACCCAGCAGTACAGACAGTAAAGGAATTTGTAAAATCAAGAAAGTACGGTGATTTGATAATGCTAGAGTTTCACAGGGAAAATAGAATGCCACTTCACATCAAGGATGTTGGTATCATATACGATACGTCAGTACATGACATTGACACTGCAATGTATCTCTTTGACGATGTGCCACAGGTGGTATTTGCAAGGTCCGGCAAGATACGACATGAACATGAAGATTTTGCAACAATCATGCTTGGCTTCAAAGACAACAAAATAGCTGTAATATCATCAAACTGGATAACACCGTCGCGCGTCAGGCACTTTAATGCAGTGTGTACCGAGGGAATAATCTCTGGGGATTTTATCACACAAGAAGTCAAAATAGAAAAAGACCAAGGCTCTGAAACCCCAAGAAATGAAAAACAAGAACCGCTGACCCTTGAAATAAAGAGCTTCTTGGATGCACTAGAGTCAAAGAATGCCCCGCGAGTCAGAGCAGAAGAGGCGGTAAATGTGACCAAAATAGCAGAGGCAGCATTATTATCCAGCCAGAAAGGAGTTCCAGTGTATATCGATTTAAAATGA